A part of Rhinolophus ferrumequinum isolate MPI-CBG mRhiFer1 chromosome 11, mRhiFer1_v1.p, whole genome shotgun sequence genomic DNA contains:
- the CD6 gene encoding T-cell differentiation antigen CD6 isoform X2, with amino-acid sequence MAPDMWSFFVIAGLLTAALSGHPSPAPSGQPNTSNAESQPLEPGNQLRVRLVNGSSRCSGTVEVRRRQTWEPTCGAFWNSHAAEAVCRALGCGGAVSVPVQPIPPRLEMPQDWATGNASGAQNGTQALAPIIMCTGDEWQLCEVEEHPCISDQRHVQVTCAENRALRLVDGGSPCAGRVEMLEHGEWGSVCDDTWDLEDAHVVCRQLSCGWAVQALPGLHFAPGRGLIHRDQVNCSGAEDHLWDCPGLHGDRYCGHKEDAGVVCSEHQTLRLTGGSDPCEGQVEVYFRGVWSTVCDSEWYKSEAQVLCRALGCGTMARIPKGLPHSLSGRMYYSCKGGELTLSDCSWRFNNSNLCSQSKAAWVVCSGSRSLLNLSTPEVPASIQPVTTEPSVTVKMEDWRSREFTLLILCITLGILLLGSLIIITIILLKIKGKYDSQRHRVTDEDVQQNRFRMPALEEDPPARDPQQHTRNNSGSSTSSGENYCNSPNSSLPPCNPKGFSSARYAFLEQPPNLELAGSQATFSAGPSADDSSSTSSGEWYQNFKPPPQPPSMEQFGCPGSITPHPDSSDYDDYDDIGAA; translated from the exons GGAATCAGCTCAGGGTCCGCCTGGTGAACGGGAGCAGCCGCTGCAGCGGGACGGTGGAAGTTCGGCGCAGGCAGACCTGGGAGCCCACGTGCGGGGCATTCTGGAACAGCCACGCCGCAGAGGCGGTGTGCCGCGCGCTCGGATGCGGTGGGGCAGTGAGCGTGCCGGTCCAGCCCATCCCGCCCAGGTTGGAGATGCCACAGGATTGGGCCACTGGGAACGCCAGTGGGGCCCAGAACGGCACGCAGGCCCTGGCACCCATCATCATGTGCACAGGTGATGAGTGGCAGCTCTGCGAGGTGGAGGAGCACCCGTGCATCAGCGACCAGAGGCACGTTCAGGTCACCTGTGCAG AGAATCGTGCACTGCGGTTGGTGGATGGAGGCAGCCCATGTGCCGGCCGCGTGGAGATGCTGGAGCATGGCGAGTGGGGTTCAGTGTGCGACGACACGTGGGACCTGGAGGATGCCCACGTGGTGTGCCGGCAGCTGAGCTGCGGCTGGGCGGTCCAGGCCCTGCCTGGCTTGCACTTCGCCCCTGGCCGAGGACTCATCCACCGGGACCAGGTGAACTGTTCTGGGGCAGAGGACCACCTGTGGGACTGCCCCGGGCTGCATGGAGACCGCTACTGTGGCCACAAGGAGGACGCCGGAGTGGTGTGCTCAG AGCACCAGACCTTGCGCCTGACCGGGGGCTCTGACCCCTGTGAGGGGCAGGTGGAGGTATACTTCCGTGGGGTCTGGAGCACAGTGTGTGACAGTGAGTGGTACAAGTCGGAGGCCCAGGTGCTCTGCCGGGCCTTGGGCTGTGGGACCATGGCCAGAATACCCAAGGGGCTGCCCCACTCCCTGTCAGGCAGGATGTACTACTCATGCAAGGGAGGGGAGCTCACCCTCTCGGACTGTTCCTGGCGGTTCAACAACTCCAACCTCTGCAGCCAGTCAAAGGCAGCCTGGGTCGTCTGCTCAG GTTCCCGGAGTCTGCTCAATCTGTCCACTCCTGAAGTTCCTGCAAGTATTCAGCCAGTCACCACAG AACCTTCTGTGACAGTGAAAATGGAGGACTGGCGATCTCGGGAGTTCACGCTCCTTATCCTTTGCATCACTCTGGGAATTCTCCTCCTTGGCTcactcatcatcatcaccatcatcctcttgaaaattaaaggaaaatatg ACTCCCAGCGGCACCGAGTCACAGATGAGGACGTCCAGCAGAACAGGTTCCGGATGCCCGCCTTGGAGGAAG ATCCCCCCGCCCGGGACCCTCAGCAGCACACAAGGAACAACAGTGGGTCTAGTACGTCGTCTGGGGAGAACTACTGCAACAGTCCCAACAGCAGCCTACCTCCATGTAACCCTAAGGGGTTTTCTTCAGCGAGGTACGCCTTCCTGGAGCAGCCCCCAAACTTGGAGCTGGCTGGTTCCCAGGCAACTTTTTCAG CAGGGCCCTCGGCGGATGACAGCTCCAGCACCTCATCCGGAGAGTGGTACCAGAACTTCAAGCCACCGCCCCAGCCGCCTTCCATGGAGCAGTTTGGGTGTCCAG GCTCCATCACTCCCCATCCTGATTCCTCCGACTACGACGATTATGATGACATCGGAGCGGCCTAG
- the CD6 gene encoding T-cell differentiation antigen CD6 isoform X1 — protein sequence MAPDMWSFFVIAGLLTAALSGHPSPAPSGQPNTSNAESQPLEPGNQLRVRLVNGSSRCSGTVEVRRRQTWEPTCGAFWNSHAAEAVCRALGCGGAVSVPVQPIPPRLEMPQDWATGNASGAQNGTQALAPIIMCTGDEWQLCEVEEHPCISDQRHVQVTCAENRALRLVDGGSPCAGRVEMLEHGEWGSVCDDTWDLEDAHVVCRQLSCGWAVQALPGLHFAPGRGLIHRDQVNCSGAEDHLWDCPGLHGDRYCGHKEDAGVVCSEHQTLRLTGGSDPCEGQVEVYFRGVWSTVCDSEWYKSEAQVLCRALGCGTMARIPKGLPHSLSGRMYYSCKGGELTLSDCSWRFNNSNLCSQSKAAWVVCSGSRSLLNLSTPEVPASIQPVTTEPSVTVKMEDWRSREFTLLILCITLGILLLGSLIIITIILLKIKGKYALPVPVNHQHLPTTTPAGINSYQEVPITIPKEEVPKLPIQVQAPPPQDSDSGSDSDYEHYDFSAQPPVALTTFYNSQRHRVTDEDVQQNRFRMPALEEDPPARDPQQHTRNNSGSSTSSGENYCNSPNSSLPPCNPKGFSSARYAFLEQPPNLELAGSQATFSAGPSADDSSSTSSGEWYQNFKPPPQPPSMEQFGCPGSITPHPDSSDYDDYDDIGAA from the exons GGAATCAGCTCAGGGTCCGCCTGGTGAACGGGAGCAGCCGCTGCAGCGGGACGGTGGAAGTTCGGCGCAGGCAGACCTGGGAGCCCACGTGCGGGGCATTCTGGAACAGCCACGCCGCAGAGGCGGTGTGCCGCGCGCTCGGATGCGGTGGGGCAGTGAGCGTGCCGGTCCAGCCCATCCCGCCCAGGTTGGAGATGCCACAGGATTGGGCCACTGGGAACGCCAGTGGGGCCCAGAACGGCACGCAGGCCCTGGCACCCATCATCATGTGCACAGGTGATGAGTGGCAGCTCTGCGAGGTGGAGGAGCACCCGTGCATCAGCGACCAGAGGCACGTTCAGGTCACCTGTGCAG AGAATCGTGCACTGCGGTTGGTGGATGGAGGCAGCCCATGTGCCGGCCGCGTGGAGATGCTGGAGCATGGCGAGTGGGGTTCAGTGTGCGACGACACGTGGGACCTGGAGGATGCCCACGTGGTGTGCCGGCAGCTGAGCTGCGGCTGGGCGGTCCAGGCCCTGCCTGGCTTGCACTTCGCCCCTGGCCGAGGACTCATCCACCGGGACCAGGTGAACTGTTCTGGGGCAGAGGACCACCTGTGGGACTGCCCCGGGCTGCATGGAGACCGCTACTGTGGCCACAAGGAGGACGCCGGAGTGGTGTGCTCAG AGCACCAGACCTTGCGCCTGACCGGGGGCTCTGACCCCTGTGAGGGGCAGGTGGAGGTATACTTCCGTGGGGTCTGGAGCACAGTGTGTGACAGTGAGTGGTACAAGTCGGAGGCCCAGGTGCTCTGCCGGGCCTTGGGCTGTGGGACCATGGCCAGAATACCCAAGGGGCTGCCCCACTCCCTGTCAGGCAGGATGTACTACTCATGCAAGGGAGGGGAGCTCACCCTCTCGGACTGTTCCTGGCGGTTCAACAACTCCAACCTCTGCAGCCAGTCAAAGGCAGCCTGGGTCGTCTGCTCAG GTTCCCGGAGTCTGCTCAATCTGTCCACTCCTGAAGTTCCTGCAAGTATTCAGCCAGTCACCACAG AACCTTCTGTGACAGTGAAAATGGAGGACTGGCGATCTCGGGAGTTCACGCTCCTTATCCTTTGCATCACTCTGGGAATTCTCCTCCTTGGCTcactcatcatcatcaccatcatcctcttgaaaattaaaggaaaatatg CCCTCCCCGTTCCGGTGAACCACCAGCATCTACCCACCACTACCCCAGCAGGGATCAATAGCTATCAAGAGGTCCCCATCACCATCCCCAAAGAAGAAG TTCCCAAGTTGCCAATCCAGGTGCAGGCCCCGCCCCCCCAGGACTCGGACTCAGGCTCGGACTCGGACTATGAACACTATGACTTCAGCGCCCAGCCTCCCGTGGCCCTGACCACCTTCTACA ACTCCCAGCGGCACCGAGTCACAGATGAGGACGTCCAGCAGAACAGGTTCCGGATGCCCGCCTTGGAGGAAG ATCCCCCCGCCCGGGACCCTCAGCAGCACACAAGGAACAACAGTGGGTCTAGTACGTCGTCTGGGGAGAACTACTGCAACAGTCCCAACAGCAGCCTACCTCCATGTAACCCTAAGGGGTTTTCTTCAGCGAGGTACGCCTTCCTGGAGCAGCCCCCAAACTTGGAGCTGGCTGGTTCCCAGGCAACTTTTTCAG CAGGGCCCTCGGCGGATGACAGCTCCAGCACCTCATCCGGAGAGTGGTACCAGAACTTCAAGCCACCGCCCCAGCCGCCTTCCATGGAGCAGTTTGGGTGTCCAG GCTCCATCACTCCCCATCCTGATTCCTCCGACTACGACGATTATGATGACATCGGAGCGGCCTAG